In Patescibacteria group bacterium, the following proteins share a genomic window:
- the recF gene encoding DNA replication and repair protein RecF (All proteins in this family for which functions are known are DNA-binding proteins that assist the filamentation of RecA onto DNA for the initiation of recombination or recombinational repair.), whose translation MILKSLQLQNFRSYKDQTFEFSDGVSLVVGPNTSGKTNLLEAVYLLTSGKSFRAQIEEEMISYKRELARVKGEISIDKETEELEILLTSGQVGNKRTTKKQYLINGVKKRQMDFVGHLNCVFFGPEDLELVISSPSVRRDYLDSVLEQIDREYRRASLSYKKSLRQRNRLLEQIRDKGRARASLFLWDKLLLENGEIISQKRRELIDFINQQPDYFGDLIIDYDRSLLSPQRLKKYQYKEIASGMTLIGPHRDDFTLKMVNGGEERNLHLYGSRGEQRTAVFSLKLAELEFVAEKINQRPLLLLDDIFSELDHERRQHLVEVIPKQQTIITTTDVHLIEPAYRRKVKMIKLS comes from the coding sequence GTGATTCTTAAGTCTCTTCAACTCCAGAATTTCCGCTCTTATAAAGACCAAACATTTGAATTTTCTGATGGTGTAAGTTTAGTGGTTGGTCCCAATACTTCAGGAAAAACCAATTTATTAGAAGCCGTTTATTTATTAACCAGCGGTAAGTCTTTTCGGGCTCAAATTGAAGAAGAAATGATTAGTTATAAGCGGGAATTAGCTCGAGTTAAAGGTGAAATTAGCATTGATAAGGAAACAGAGGAGTTAGAAATCTTACTAACGAGTGGCCAAGTTGGTAATAAGCGGACAACCAAAAAACAGTATTTAATTAATGGAGTTAAAAAACGACAAATGGATTTCGTCGGTCACTTAAATTGCGTTTTTTTTGGACCAGAAGATTTGGAATTGGTAATTAGCAGTCCTTCTGTGCGTCGAGACTATTTGGATTCGGTCTTAGAACAAATTGACCGTGAGTATCGTCGGGCTAGTCTTTCTTACAAAAAAAGTTTGAGACAGAGAAACAGACTTTTGGAGCAAATTCGGGATAAAGGTCGGGCCAGAGCCAGTTTGTTTTTGTGGGACAAATTACTCTTAGAAAATGGGGAAATTATTAGCCAAAAAAGAAGAGAATTAATCGATTTTATTAATCAACAACCTGATTATTTTGGTGACTTAATTATTGACTATGATAGAAGTCTCCTTTCACCTCAACGTTTAAAGAAATATCAGTATAAGGAAATTGCCTCTGGGATGACCTTAATTGGACCGCATCGTGATGATTTTACTCTTAAGATGGTTAATGGTGGCGAAGAACGAAATTTACATCTTTACGGTTCAAGAGGGGAGCAAAGGACGGCTGTTTTTAGTCTTAAGTTGGCCGAACTAGAATTTGTCGCCGAAAAAATTAACCAACGGCCCTTGCTTTTATTAGATGATATTTTCTCTGAGCTTGATCATGAGCGTAGGCAGCATTTAGTGGAAGTGATTCCTAAACAACAAACGATTATAACGACGACTGATGTTCATTTAATTGAACCAGCTTACAGAAGAAAAGTAAAAATGATAAAGTTAAGCTAA
- a CDS encoding thioredoxin domain-containing protein: MPAVINYKICDLAPECGGIEICPVGAFFWNKKTKRPDVDNKKCVSCGVCARECPVNAILIAKTEEEYQKLLEKVKKDLRSEKELWQERLGCQPGRTPPLARVITPKNFTQEVLEDKKLVILDVWSEETLDCRYYSLLWNDLGLSNEIKFKKLDGGKYYKFIQKLKITKLPTLLLFRRGREIGRREGYIYSKDKGEVRNLFRKLLRQ; the protein is encoded by the coding sequence ATGCCAGCAGTAATTAATTATAAAATTTGCGATTTGGCTCCTGAATGTGGAGGGATAGAAATTTGCCCTGTTGGAGCTTTTTTTTGGAATAAGAAAACCAAAAGACCTGATGTTGATAACAAGAAATGTGTCTCTTGTGGGGTGTGTGCGCGAGAGTGTCCGGTTAATGCGATTTTGATAGCCAAAACCGAAGAAGAATACCAAAAGCTTTTAGAGAAAGTAAAAAAAGATCTTAGGTCAGAAAAAGAACTTTGGCAAGAAAGACTGGGTTGTCAGCCTGGGAGAACACCACCTTTAGCAAGGGTAATTACGCCTAAAAATTTTACTCAGGAAGTACTCGAGGATAAAAAACTGGTGATTCTAGATGTTTGGAGCGAAGAAACACTTGATTGTCGTTATTATTCGCTTCTATGGAATGATCTTGGATTATCAAATGAAATCAAGTTTAAAAAATTAGACGGAGGTAAATATTACAAATTTATCCAAAAATTAAAGATAACTAAATTACCCACGCTTTTACTTTTTAGACGAGGAAGAGAAATTGGGAGAAGGGAAGGATATATTTACTCTAAGGACAAAGGAGAAGTTAGAAATTTATTTAGGAAACTTTTGAGGCAGTAA
- a CDS encoding HAD-IC family P-type ATPase: protein MLEKNFSSIGLTSEEAQKRLKEFGPNQLDKKKDFSSLKVFLSQFKSPLVYILVFAGIVTFFLREFSDSIVIFAAVFLNTALGFYQERKAQKSLAALHSLLSLKAEVIRNGKQQEIEATEIVPGDLVVLTIGSRVPADGILTEATDFSVNEAILTGESLPVDKKSSQNIEKAEKENKVFMGTTVVTGIAKMQVSQTGMATEMGKIGKSLEEVEEEETPLQVQLARLAKILALIVGFITLAIFLLGEFLGYELLEMFTISVAIAVAAIPEGLIVTLTVILALGMQRILKRKAIVRKLVAAETLGSVSVICADKTGTLTEGELKVVNDDFIDRELGLKSAILCNDMRDPLEVAMWNWAEKEVKRGNGVKEIQKEYPRLDEIPFSPSSKYIATLHPGLLIISGAPEVILSRCQISPKQNKEWQKKFNDYGKRSYRLVGFGYQQFKGKKEEIKEADLKNCQWLGLLVYEDPVREGVKGALEECQRAGIKVKVITGDYAPTAIAVLKQLGLQVEPKTQLIEGADLEKISEKELRKRVEKIVLFARVNPQQKLKIVKALKDNGEVVAMTGDGVNDAPALKQADIGIVVGEASDVAKETADMVLLDSEFSTIVQAIEEGRNIFENIKKVVLYLFSDSFTEIILIGGSLLLKLPLPVTAVQILWVNLVEDSLPAVALAFEPEEEGLMNELPRPRGAPILDFELKVLIFIIGISTDLILLGLFYWLLKGFLHLHYIQTVMFVALGINSLFYVFACRSLRRPIFKYNPFSNRFLTVSVFFGFLLLFLAIYFSPLQILLKTHALGIHEWLFLFGIGFLNLFAIEVTKWIFIARHKNSKIR, encoded by the coding sequence GTGTTAGAAAAGAATTTTAGTAGTATCGGTTTAACTTCAGAAGAAGCTCAAAAGAGATTAAAGGAATTTGGCCCCAATCAATTGGATAAGAAAAAAGATTTTTCTTCTTTAAAAGTTTTTCTTTCTCAATTCAAATCTCCCTTAGTTTATATTTTGGTTTTTGCCGGGATTGTTACTTTCTTTCTACGGGAGTTCAGTGATTCAATCGTTATCTTTGCAGCCGTTTTTTTGAACACAGCTTTGGGTTTTTATCAGGAAAGAAAAGCCCAAAAATCATTGGCAGCCCTCCATTCTCTTCTATCTTTAAAGGCAGAAGTTATCCGCAACGGCAAACAACAGGAGATCGAAGCGACTGAAATTGTTCCTGGGGATTTAGTGGTTTTGACCATCGGCTCACGGGTTCCAGCTGATGGGATTTTAACTGAAGCGACTGATTTTTCGGTTAACGAAGCGATTTTAACCGGAGAGTCTTTACCAGTGGATAAAAAATCGAGTCAAAACATAGAGAAAGCTGAAAAAGAAAACAAGGTTTTTATGGGAACAACGGTGGTTACAGGAATTGCCAAGATGCAAGTCAGTCAAACCGGAATGGCTACGGAAATGGGCAAGATAGGCAAGAGTTTGGAAGAGGTTGAGGAAGAGGAAACGCCACTTCAGGTTCAACTGGCTAGATTAGCCAAAATTTTAGCCTTAATCGTTGGCTTTATAACCTTGGCAATCTTTTTGCTAGGTGAATTTTTAGGTTACGAACTCTTAGAAATGTTTACAATAAGCGTGGCGATTGCTGTGGCCGCCATTCCTGAAGGCTTAATCGTTACCTTGACGGTTATTTTGGCTCTAGGGATGCAGCGCATTTTAAAAAGAAAAGCGATTGTGAGAAAGTTAGTCGCGGCTGAAACTTTAGGTTCAGTCTCGGTTATTTGCGCTGACAAGACCGGTACCTTAACTGAAGGTGAGCTTAAGGTGGTTAATGATGATTTTATTGATAGAGAATTAGGTCTAAAATCAGCCATTCTTTGTAATGATATGCGTGATCCCTTAGAAGTGGCCATGTGGAACTGGGCGGAAAAAGAAGTTAAGAGAGGTAATGGTGTTAAGGAAATTCAAAAAGAATATCCTCGTTTAGATGAAATTCCTTTTTCTCCAAGCTCTAAATATATTGCCACGCTCCATCCGGGGCTTTTAATTATTTCTGGAGCTCCGGAAGTAATTTTAAGCCGATGTCAGATTTCTCCAAAGCAGAATAAAGAATGGCAAAAGAAATTTAACGATTATGGCAAGAGAAGTTATCGATTAGTTGGTTTTGGCTATCAACAATTCAAAGGTAAAAAAGAAGAAATAAAGGAGGCGGATTTAAAAAACTGTCAGTGGTTGGGGCTGCTTGTTTATGAAGATCCAGTGAGAGAGGGAGTTAAGGGAGCTTTGGAGGAATGTCAACGAGCTGGAATTAAAGTAAAGGTGATTACTGGCGATTATGCGCCAACAGCAATCGCCGTTTTGAAACAACTTGGTTTACAAGTTGAACCTAAAACTCAACTGATTGAAGGAGCTGATTTAGAGAAAATTTCGGAAAAAGAGTTAAGAAAGAGGGTAGAAAAAATAGTCCTTTTTGCTCGGGTTAATCCTCAACAGAAACTGAAAATAGTTAAGGCTCTTAAAGACAATGGTGAAGTGGTAGCGATGACTGGAGATGGAGTTAACGATGCTCCGGCTCTAAAACAAGCGGATATCGGGATTGTTGTCGGCGAGGCCTCAGATGTCGCCAAAGAAACCGCTGATATGGTTTTGTTAGATTCTGAGTTTTCTACTATTGTTCAGGCGATTGAAGAGGGGAGAAATATCTTCGAGAATATCAAAAAAGTCGTTCTTTATCTCTTTTCTGATAGTTTTACTGAAATTATTCTAATTGGTGGCTCGCTTCTTCTTAAGCTACCGTTGCCGGTAACGGCGGTTCAGATTCTTTGGGTTAATCTGGTTGAAGATAGCTTGCCGGCTGTTGCCCTAGCCTTTGAGCCAGAAGAAGAAGGGTTGATGAATGAATTGCCGCGGCCGCGAGGAGCACCAATTTTGGACTTTGAACTAAAAGTCTTAATTTTTATTATTGGTATTTCTACTGATTTGATTCTACTGGGTCTTTTTTACTGGTTGCTTAAGGGTTTCCTTCACCTTCACTATATTCAGACAGTCATGTTCGTTGCTTTAGGAATTAATTCTCTTTTTTATGTTTTTGCTTGTCGTTCTTTACGCAGACCGATTTTTAAATATAATCCGTTTAGCAATAGATTTTTAACCGTTTCAGTTTTTTTCGGCTTTCTTTTGCTTTTCCTAGCCATCTATTTTTCTCCTCTCCAAATTTTGTTAAAAACCCATGCTTTAGGAATCCATGAATGGCTTTTTCTTTTTGGGATTGGTTTTCTTAATCTTTTTGCTATTGAGGTGACTAAGTGGATTTTTATTGCCCGTCATAAAAATAGTAAAATAAGGTAA
- a CDS encoding Fic family protein, which yields MYVPKFIITNDILANIGLVEAAKEVIENAPLIPIYESRFKKDALLRTVHHGTHIEGNDLTLSETRKAIEGEEFVARERDIQEVINYRNVLRYLDSLKKKLSDKEHYSQEMIKEINRIACERIITDGRAGQYRQTQVILRNSATGEITFRPPPAIEVLFLIEDFFNWLNSAEAKKIHPVIRAGVAHHYLVSIHPFIEANGRTTRAFATLILFAEGYDIKKFFSLEDYFDKDAARYYQSLMVVDKQHRDLTKRDLTPWLEYFTQAMGVELTRIKEKVRRLSVDIKIKSRVGKQVPLNERQIKLIEYLEEHGSITTTEARKVAPDYSDDTLVRDFNYFTKKNLVKKQGRTKAARYILK from the coding sequence GTGTACGTTCCTAAGTTTATCATCACCAATGATATCTTGGCAAATATCGGTTTAGTTGAAGCCGCTAAAGAAGTCATTGAAAACGCTCCCCTGATTCCTATTTATGAATCTCGTTTCAAGAAAGATGCTCTTTTGCGGACCGTTCATCATGGGACTCATATTGAAGGCAATGATTTGACTTTAAGTGAAACCCGCAAAGCTATTGAAGGAGAAGAATTTGTGGCTCGGGAAAGAGACATTCAGGAGGTAATTAATTATCGAAATGTCCTTAGATACCTTGATAGTTTGAAAAAGAAACTGTCTGATAAAGAACACTATTCACAAGAAATGATTAAGGAGATTAATCGGATTGCTTGTGAACGAATTATTACTGATGGTCGGGCCGGTCAATATCGCCAGACTCAAGTCATCCTCAGAAACAGCGCCACTGGTGAAATTACTTTTCGACCACCACCAGCGATTGAGGTACTTTTTTTAATCGAGGATTTTTTTAATTGGTTAAATTCAGCTGAAGCTAAAAAAATCCACCCGGTAATCCGGGCGGGCGTTGCTCACCATTATTTGGTGAGCATTCACCCCTTTATTGAGGCCAACGGGCGGACGACTCGAGCCTTTGCCACTTTGATTTTATTTGCCGAAGGCTATGATATTAAAAAATTCTTTTCCCTTGAAGACTATTTTGACAAAGACGCGGCTCGTTACTACCAATCATTAATGGTGGTTGACAAACAACACCGAGATTTAACCAAAAGGGATTTAACTCCTTGGTTAGAATATTTTACCCAGGCGATGGGGGTTGAGCTGACCAGAATCAAGGAGAAAGTCAGACGGCTTTCAGTCGATATTAAGATAAAAAGTCGGGTTGGCAAACAAGTGCCTCTCAATGAACGCCAAATCAAATTAATAGAATATTTGGAAGAACATGGATCAATCACAACAACCGAGGCGAGAAAAGTGGCTCCTGATTATTCTGATGATACTTTAGTTCGTGATTTTAATTACTTTACTAAAAAGAATCTTGTTAAAAAGCAAGGCAGAACTAAAGCAGCTAGATATATTCTAAAATGA
- the mutM gene encoding bifunctional DNA-formamidopyrimidine glycosylase/DNA-(apurinic or apyrimidinic site) lyase, translated as MPELPEVETIKRDLSKLIVGHKILGITTDSPKQVQPSLTVVKKAIVGAKVKRIKRRAKLLQIFLSNGQILAIHLKMTGRLLVRKKDFPKDDWQHVIISLSGNQELRFADLRKFGWVKLIKDKKELEKLLAEFGPEPLDDLDLKKFRAILASSGRPVKIILMDQKKISGVGNIYANDALFLAKIDPRRPAKKISDQEAKKLLQVIEKVLKAGIKYRGASDQYYLDALGRKGAYQEHFLTYGREGKKCFDCDGKVKKIKLGGRGTFFCPKCQK; from the coding sequence ATGCCTGAATTACCAGAAGTAGAAACCATTAAAAGGGATTTATCAAAACTGATTGTTGGTCATAAGATTTTAGGGATTACAACTGATTCACCTAAACAAGTTCAGCCTTCATTAACCGTGGTTAAAAAAGCAATCGTTGGAGCAAAGGTTAAGAGGATTAAGAGAAGGGCCAAACTCTTGCAGATTTTTCTTTCTAATGGTCAAATTTTAGCGATTCATCTCAAAATGACTGGTCGGCTTTTAGTCAGGAAAAAGGATTTTCCTAAAGATGATTGGCAACATGTCATTATTTCTTTAAGTGGTAATCAAGAACTTCGGTTTGCTGATTTGAGAAAATTTGGTTGGGTGAAGTTGATCAAAGATAAAAAAGAGTTAGAGAAGTTATTAGCTGAATTTGGACCAGAGCCTTTAGATGATCTTGATTTAAAGAAGTTTAGAGCAATTTTAGCTTCATCTGGTCGACCAGTAAAAATTATTTTAATGGATCAAAAAAAGATTTCTGGTGTTGGGAATATTTATGCTAATGATGCCTTATTTTTAGCTAAGATTGATCCCCGCCGACCCGCTAAGAAAATTTCTGATCAAGAAGCCAAAAAGCTTCTTCAGGTAATTGAAAAGGTCCTTAAAGCTGGGATTAAATATCGGGGCGCTTCTGATCAGTATTATTTAGATGCTTTGGGTCGAAAAGGGGCTTATCAAGAGCATTTTTTGACTTATGGCCGGGAAGGAAAAAAATGTTTTGATTGTGACGGTAAAGTTAAGAAAATTAAACTTGGTGGTCGGGGAACATTTTTTTGTCCAAAGTGTCAAAAATAG
- a CDS encoding sodium:calcium antiporter, which translates to MLMGIFYLLAIFVFSVILIKATDILVVNLKALSGKTQIGQFAITSFLLALATSLPELVVGITAALEGRPNLALGNVIGSNIADLSLVIGGAALIGGTVAVRGIFLRRDVFYAFLAGAAPMVLLFDKNLNQIDGLILLALYGFYNILILKERNKRLAEARNGREEGFVVRLLKRLNSQKTQKELGWLFLGVALLLFSADMLVRFASKMAIALNLPLLLIGLVIVAVGTSLPELAFELRAVREKQIGMVFGDLLGSVVANGTLIIGLVALISPIRIQAFDEYLLATMAFVLIFGFFYFFIRTKKKLERWEGAILLGIYLIFVLLEFLKT; encoded by the coding sequence ATGTTAATGGGTATTTTTTATTTACTAGCAATTTTTGTTTTTTCAGTTATTTTAATTAAGGCTACCGATATTTTAGTGGTTAATCTTAAGGCTCTTTCTGGTAAGACACAAATTGGTCAGTTTGCGATTACTTCTTTTTTGCTCGCTTTAGCGACTTCTTTACCTGAGTTGGTAGTGGGTATCACGGCTGCGCTTGAGGGTCGGCCTAATTTGGCTTTGGGGAATGTCATTGGTTCCAATATTGCTGACTTATCCTTGGTTATTGGCGGAGCGGCTTTGATTGGCGGCACAGTAGCGGTCAGAGGAATTTTTCTTCGCCGTGATGTTTTCTATGCTTTTTTGGCAGGCGCTGCCCCGATGGTTCTTCTTTTTGATAAGAATCTTAATCAAATAGACGGCTTGATTCTTCTGGCTCTTTATGGTTTTTACAATATTCTGATTTTAAAAGAGAGAAATAAGAGACTAGCCGAAGCTAGAAACGGGCGAGAAGAGGGATTTGTAGTTCGCTTATTAAAAAGATTGAATTCTCAAAAAACTCAAAAGGAATTAGGTTGGCTCTTTCTAGGTGTCGCTTTGTTGCTTTTTTCAGCCGATATGTTAGTTAGATTTGCCAGCAAGATGGCAATTGCTCTTAACTTACCGCTTTTACTTATTGGTTTAGTAATTGTTGCTGTAGGGACATCTTTGCCTGAATTAGCTTTTGAGCTTAGGGCCGTGCGGGAAAAACAAATAGGAATGGTTTTTGGTGATTTACTAGGTTCAGTCGTAGCCAATGGGACTTTGATTATTGGTTTAGTGGCTTTGATTTCGCCGATTAGAATTCAGGCTTTTGATGAATATTTATTGGCTACAATGGCTTTTGTTCTCATTTTTGGCTTTTTTTATTTCTTTATTCGCACCAAAAAAAAGCTGGAGCGTTGGGAAGGAGCGATTTTACTTGGAATCTATTTGATTTTTGTCCTTCTTGAGTTTCTTAAAACCTAA
- a CDS encoding ATP-dependent DNA ligase — protein MKFKQLATYFSQLETTSSRNKITEILADLFKKADKNEVDKICYLSLGRLAPIYAGIEFNLADKMMIRVIAQAYQLRVEKVRREYKKVGDLGEVAKKFDKKEKPKPLSVNQVYERLYQIAQDAGEGSVERKIKNLAQLLDDLDGESVKYIVRIPLGRLRLGFSDLTILDVLSWMITGDKTNRQVIEEAYNDRADVGQIAKIVKSKGLKGLKKINLQIGVPVMPALCQRLPTAEEMVKKLGKMAVEPKYDGTRLQVHFSRKKKWEQKKDQLAFDFQPKGFVRTFTRNLENTTNMFPDLVAAVFKEVKAKEAILDCEAIGYDPKTDKFLPFQETIKRKRKYGIGRKAKEIPLKFFCFDVLYKDGQTLLKTSFDKRRAILEKILSEKNKILILTPQIVTEDAQKLREYHDKQIKKGLEGVVVKKWYEAYDPGRRGYTWVKFKQEKGKKGGGLTDTLDCVVMGYYKGKGKRTEFGLGAFLVGVRNGGKFLTISKIGTGLTDDQWREMYQRCRQVKVKEKPKEYQVNKNLVPDSWCSPRIMVEIEADNITKSPIHAAQYALRFPRLVRFRDDKSSSETTTLKEAEKLYQLQK, from the coding sequence ATGAAATTTAAACAATTAGCAACTTATTTTTCTCAGTTAGAAACGACTAGTTCTCGAAATAAAATCACCGAGATTTTGGCTGATCTATTCAAAAAAGCAGACAAGAATGAAGTTGATAAAATTTGTTATCTTTCTTTGGGTCGGCTAGCTCCTATTTATGCCGGCATTGAATTTAATCTTGCCGATAAAATGATGATTAGGGTGATTGCCCAAGCCTATCAATTAAGAGTAGAGAAGGTGAGAAGGGAATATAAAAAGGTTGGTGATTTAGGTGAAGTGGCTAAGAAGTTTGATAAAAAAGAGAAGCCGAAGCCTTTATCGGTTAATCAAGTTTATGAGCGACTCTACCAAATTGCTCAAGATGCTGGCGAAGGATCGGTTGAACGGAAGATAAAAAACCTGGCCCAGCTTCTTGATGACCTTGATGGTGAAAGTGTTAAGTATATTGTCCGGATCCCTCTTGGCAGATTAAGACTGGGTTTTTCTGATTTGACCATTCTTGATGTTTTATCCTGGATGATAACTGGGGATAAAACTAACAGGCAGGTGATTGAAGAGGCTTACAATGATCGGGCTGATGTTGGTCAAATCGCCAAAATAGTGAAAAGCAAAGGGCTGAAGGGTTTAAAGAAGATTAATCTTCAAATTGGCGTGCCGGTCATGCCGGCCCTTTGTCAACGTTTGCCCACGGCTGAAGAGATGGTCAAAAAACTTGGCAAGATGGCGGTTGAACCAAAATATGACGGTACTCGTCTTCAGGTTCATTTTAGTAGGAAGAAAAAATGGGAACAAAAAAAAGACCAGTTAGCTTTTGATTTCCAGCCCAAGGGTTTTGTTAGAACTTTTACCCGTAATTTAGAGAACACGACCAATATGTTTCCTGATTTAGTGGCGGCGGTTTTTAAGGAAGTTAAGGCTAAAGAAGCGATTTTGGATTGTGAAGCAATTGGTTATGATCCAAAAACCGATAAGTTTTTGCCCTTTCAGGAAACAATCAAAAGAAAAAGAAAATATGGGATTGGGAGGAAGGCCAAAGAAATCCCCCTGAAGTTTTTCTGTTTTGATGTTTTGTATAAAGATGGTCAGACTTTATTAAAGACATCTTTTGACAAACGGAGGGCAATTCTAGAAAAGATTCTTTCCGAAAAGAATAAAATTCTTATTCTCACCCCTCAAATAGTGACAGAAGATGCCCAAAAACTAAGGGAATACCATGATAAACAGATTAAAAAAGGTTTGGAAGGAGTCGTTGTTAAAAAATGGTATGAAGCTTATGATCCGGGCCGACGAGGTTATACTTGGGTGAAGTTCAAGCAGGAAAAAGGCAAAAAAGGAGGTGGTTTAACTGATACCCTTGATTGTGTTGTCATGGGCTACTACAAGGGTAAAGGCAAGCGGACCGAGTTTGGTCTAGGAGCCTTCTTGGTAGGAGTAAGGAATGGGGGAAAATTCTTGACTATTTCTAAGATTGGTACTGGTTTAACTGATGACCAATGGCGAGAAATGTATCAACGTTGTCGTCAAGTAAAAGTTAAAGAGAAACCAAAGGAATATCAAGTCAATAAAAATTTGGTGCCTGATAGCTGGTGTTCACCTAGGATTATGGTCGAAATTGAGGCAGATAATATTACTAAATCACCAATACATGCGGCTCAGTATGCCTTACGCTTTCCGAGACTGGTAAGGTTTCGAGATGATAAATCTTCTAGTGAGACGACGACCTTAAAAGAGGCAGAAAAGCTCTATCAGCTCCAAAAATAG
- a CDS encoding NAD(P)H-hydrate dehydratase, with protein sequence MKEFVLKKGQLYQPKSGLRKGENGQVVIIGGSSLFHGAPLLSLKVASRIVDMVFFATPEPSVGKVAENFKSKLFSFIWVPWGEVGDYIKKSDAVLIGPGLMRYRREGKKSFDDLGKKSKEITEKLLSQFPNKKWIIDAGALQVMETKFIPKKAILTPNKREYELPFGGMKPQEVAKRYQCILVCKNRETIICSPEKSQIIKSKEIPLTKGGIGDVLAGLVVALLAKNPPFLSACASSWLMMKVINELFEEVGTSFNADDLVNKIPKILKKYASSN encoded by the coding sequence ATGAAAGAGTTTGTTTTAAAAAAAGGCCAGCTTTATCAACCCAAATCAGGTTTAAGAAAAGGCGAAAACGGCCAAGTAGTGATTATTGGCGGGTCATCGTTATTCCATGGCGCCCCACTTTTGTCTTTAAAAGTGGCTTCAAGAATAGTTGATATGGTCTTTTTTGCTACCCCTGAACCTTCAGTTGGTAAAGTGGCTGAGAATTTCAAAAGTAAACTCTTTTCTTTTATTTGGGTTCCTTGGGGAGAAGTAGGCGACTATATTAAAAAATCAGATGCAGTTTTAATTGGTCCTGGTTTAATGAGGTATCGTCGGGAAGGAAAAAAGAGTTTCGATGATTTAGGCAAAAAGTCAAAAGAAATCACCGAAAAATTATTATCTCAATTCCCAAATAAAAAATGGATAATTGACGCCGGCGCTCTTCAGGTAATGGAGACCAAATTTATTCCTAAAAAGGCCATTTTGACACCCAATAAAAGAGAATATGAACTTCCTTTTGGCGGAATGAAGCCTCAAGAAGTAGCTAAGAGATATCAATGTATTCTTGTTTGTAAGAACCGAGAAACAATTATCTGTTCTCCTGAGAAAAGTCAAATAATTAAAAGCAAAGAAATTCCTTTAACTAAAGGTGGCATTGGTGATGTTTTGGCTGGTTTAGTAGTCGCTTTGTTAGCTAAAAATCCGCCTTTTTTATCAGCCTGTGCTTCATCCTGGTTGATGATGAAAGTTATAAATGAACTCTTTGAAGAAGTGGGGACTAGTTTCAATGCTGATGATTTGGTTAATAAAATCCCAAAAATTCTGAAGAAATATGCCAGCAGTAATTAA